TGATGTTGATACCTGTGTTTTCCCAAAATATTTTAGTTGTCTGACTTACCACTATTTAACTTCGGAAAAACCAACTAAAACCAGTTTTCAGCCAATCCCCCTTTTTGTCAATAATATCTGGCAAGCCCCGGCGATTTCCCGAGTTTTTTCTTTTTCCTCAAGCTTCTGGCATGCTATGAATCAGGAAAGGCCGGAAAAACTGGTAACCTTTTCCTCTCATTCAATGAGTTTTAAGGCATTAGTTGATGTTGATTTTAAGCAAACAAATGTTGTTTCAGACGACTCAAGAATTTTCTGGCAATGCTTTTTGAAACATAATGGAGATTACCGAGTTCAACCCTTATACTACCCAATTTCTATGGATGCTAATGTAGCGAAAAGTTTTTTTAGAACTTTGTTTAATATTTTTCGGCAGCAAAGAAGGTGGGCTTATGGAGTGGGGGATATCGCCTATTTTCTCTTTGGCTTTTATAAAAATAAAAAAATCCCTTTTCTTAAAAAACTTTCTTTGGGACTTGAATTGATTGAAGGGCATCTTTCTTGGGCTACTACTAGTATTATAATTTTTGTATTGGGTTGGCTTCCCCTAACTTTGGGAGGACCTGAGTTTTCTCACACCTTAATTTCTTATAATTTACCAAAGATAATCAGCCGACTTATGACTTTAGCTATGATTGGTTTATTAAGTTCTATTTATTTGAGTTTTCTTTTGCTTCCGCCCAAACCTCCAGAGTATGGTCGCTTTAAGTATTTAGTTTTTATTTTTGGCTGGCTTCTATTCCCTATAATGATGATATTTTTTACTGCCCTTCCAGCTCTGGACGCCCAAACCCGTTGGCTG
This genomic interval from Patescibacteria group bacterium contains the following:
- a CDS encoding glycosyltransferase family 2 protein: MEQKNYYLKIGRATDLKNPRERFLFRLFEIFPGALSWGILFLAIFLSWKQPFWVAVFIIIFVIFWFFRTIYFSLHLWSGYKKMAEHEKINWLGKLSKLLATKNWKTLYHLIVIPMYEESLEIVRDTFKSLENTNYPKDKMIIVLACEEKVRGSIEKTVKEIEKEFSSKFFKFLVTWHPANLPGEIAGKGSNETWATKKAKEEIIDSLKIPYENIIFSSFDVDTCVFPKYFSCLTYHYLTSEKPTKTSFQPIPLFVNNIWQAPAISRVFSFSSSFWHAMNQERPEKLVTFSSHSMSFKALVDVDFKQTNVVSDDSRIFWQCFLKHNGDYRVQPLYYPISMDANVAKSFFRTLFNIFRQQRRWAYGVGDIAYFLFGFYKNKKIPFLKKLSLGLELIEGHLSWATTSIIIFVLGWLPLTLGGPEFSHTLISYNLPKIISRLMTLAMIGLLSSIYLSFLLLPPKPPEYGRFKYLVFIFGWLLFPIMMIFFTALPALDAQTRWLLGKYMGFWVTEKVRK